One segment of Carya illinoinensis cultivar Pawnee chromosome 1, C.illinoinensisPawnee_v1, whole genome shotgun sequence DNA contains the following:
- the LOC122288525 gene encoding probable cysteine protease RD19D isoform X2 translates to MNGQGSALTCTVGVAVLTCALTLSVALHDTPQNSNIFQVTARKFLDNDLLGTERNFKIFMETYGKRYATREEYLHRLGIFGKNMIRAAQHQALDPTAVHGVTPFSDLSEEEFERLYTGVRGGPHTNVFRESVSLPEEEVRGLPESFDWREQGAVTEVKMQGLCGSCWAFSTTGAVEGANFIATGKLLNLSEQQLVDCDHTCDATEKTACDNGCRGGLMTNAYKYLMEAGGLEEETSYPYTGKRGECMFKLEKMAVKVVNFTTIPIDENQIAAYLVNHGPLAEPFAAVTETPARRSSTSSWCLTSLSQ, encoded by the exons ATGAACGGGCAAGGTTCAGCTCTAACGTGCACCGTGGGTGTCGCAGTTCTAACCTGCGCACTGACACTCTCTGTAGCTCTCCATGATACCCCGCAAAACTCAAATATATTCCAAGTCACGGCCAGAAAATTCTTGGATAACGATTTGCTGGGCACCGAGAGGAACTTCAAGATTTTCATGGAGACGTACGGGAAGAGGTATGCCACGAGGGAGGAGTATCTGCACCGCCTTGGGATATTCGGCAAGAACATGATCAGGGCCGCCCAGCACCAGGCGCTCGATCCCACTGCTGTCCACGGGGTCACGCCGTTCTCCGACCTATCCGAGGAGGAGTTCGAGCGGTTGTACACCGGCGTTAGAGGTGGGCCCCACACTAACGTGTTTAGGGAGAGTGTATCTTTGCCGGAGGAGGAGGTTCGCGGTTTGCCGGAGAGCTTTGATTGGAGAGAGCAGGGAGCTGTTACAGAGGTCAAGATGCag GGTTTGTGTGGATCATGCTGGGCTTTCAGCACAACAGGAGCTGTGGAAGGAGCCAATTTCATAGCAACCGGGAAGCTTCTCAATCTCAGTGAACAACAGCTTGTTGATTGCGACCACACG TGCGATGCAACGGAGAAGACTGCATGTGACAATGGATGCAGAGGAGGCCTGATGACGAATGCATACAAATATTTGATGGAGGCAGGAGGGTTAGAGGAGGAGACTTCATACCCCTATACCGGGAAACGGGGTGAATGCATGTTTAAGTTAGAGAAAATGGCCGTCAAAGTTGTCAAtttcaccaccatccctatcgATGAGAATCAAATTGCAGCATACCTAGTCAACCACGGTCCTCTTGCAG AGCCCTTTGCCGCCGTTACAGAAACGCCGGCAAGGAGGAGCTCAACCTCCTCTTGGTGCTTGACCTCCCTCAGCCAATGA
- the LOC122288525 gene encoding probable cysteine protease RD19D isoform X1, which yields MNGQGSALTCTVGVAVLTCALTLSVALHDTPQNSNIFQVTARKFLDNDLLGTERNFKIFMETYGKRYATREEYLHRLGIFGKNMIRAAQHQALDPTAVHGVTPFSDLSEEEFERLYTGVRGGPHTNVFRESVSLPEEEVRGLPESFDWREQGAVTEVKMQGLCGSCWAFSTTGAVEGANFIATGKLLNLSEQQLVDCDHTCDATEKTACDNGCRGGLMTNAYKYLMEAGGLEEETSYPYTGKRGECMFKLEKMAVKVVNFTTIPIDENQIAAYLVNHGPLAVGLNAVFMQTYIGGVSCPLICGKKWVNHGVLLVGYGAKGFSILRFGNRPYWTIKNSWGKKWGENGYYRLCRGHGMCGMNTMVSAVTTQVS from the exons ATGAACGGGCAAGGTTCAGCTCTAACGTGCACCGTGGGTGTCGCAGTTCTAACCTGCGCACTGACACTCTCTGTAGCTCTCCATGATACCCCGCAAAACTCAAATATATTCCAAGTCACGGCCAGAAAATTCTTGGATAACGATTTGCTGGGCACCGAGAGGAACTTCAAGATTTTCATGGAGACGTACGGGAAGAGGTATGCCACGAGGGAGGAGTATCTGCACCGCCTTGGGATATTCGGCAAGAACATGATCAGGGCCGCCCAGCACCAGGCGCTCGATCCCACTGCTGTCCACGGGGTCACGCCGTTCTCCGACCTATCCGAGGAGGAGTTCGAGCGGTTGTACACCGGCGTTAGAGGTGGGCCCCACACTAACGTGTTTAGGGAGAGTGTATCTTTGCCGGAGGAGGAGGTTCGCGGTTTGCCGGAGAGCTTTGATTGGAGAGAGCAGGGAGCTGTTACAGAGGTCAAGATGCag GGTTTGTGTGGATCATGCTGGGCTTTCAGCACAACAGGAGCTGTGGAAGGAGCCAATTTCATAGCAACCGGGAAGCTTCTCAATCTCAGTGAACAACAGCTTGTTGATTGCGACCACACG TGCGATGCAACGGAGAAGACTGCATGTGACAATGGATGCAGAGGAGGCCTGATGACGAATGCATACAAATATTTGATGGAGGCAGGAGGGTTAGAGGAGGAGACTTCATACCCCTATACCGGGAAACGGGGTGAATGCATGTTTAAGTTAGAGAAAATGGCCGTCAAAGTTGTCAAtttcaccaccatccctatcgATGAGAATCAAATTGCAGCATACCTAGTCAACCACGGTCCTCTTGCAG TTGGGTTGAACGCGGTGTTCATGCAAACGTACATCGGTGGTGTCTCATGCCCGCTTATTTGTGGCAAGAAATGGGTGAATCACGGTGTATTACTCGTGGGGTATGGTGCAAAGGGATTCTCCATTCTCAGATTCGGCAACAGGCCGTATTGGACCATCAAGAATTCTTGGGGCAAGAAATGGGGCGAAAATGGCTATTATCGCCTTTGCCGGGGCCATGGTATGTGTGGAATGAACACAATGGTCTCAGCAGTGACCACTCAAGTTTCCTAA
- the LOC122288551 gene encoding uncharacterized protein LOC122288551 isoform X3, translating into MCTTSSCFGHLAVFHETMSVNRTLGGLLERNSCQQSLCHCRMEWSFNSETMELNTGGFCCNGKQPSGHSTSTDKEKQPLEKDLSTSIFVNHAAIAWHESRKRWVGDQSRRSKRKAKEPIIRFCSMWFVVCCN; encoded by the exons ATGTGTACAACGAG TAGCTGTTTTGGCCACCTTGCTGTATTCCATGAGACCATGTCTGTTAATAGAACCTTAGGAGGACTTCTGGAAAGGAACTCTTGCCAACAGTCATTGTGTCATTGCAGAATGGAATGGTCATTCAATTCAGAAACAATGGAGCTCAATACAGGAGGTTTCTGTTGCAACGGGAAGCAGCCTTCGGGGCATTCTACATCTACTGATAAAGAAAAACAACCCTTGGAAAAAGATTTGAGCACTTCTATATTTGTCAATCATG CTGCGATTGCTTGGCATGAGAGTAGAAAAAGGTGGGTGGGGGATCAATCTCGGCGATCAAAAAGAAAGGCAAAGGAACCGATTATAAG GTTTTGTTCAATGTGGTTTGTGGTTTGTTGTAACTAG